Proteins encoded together in one Thermoplasmatales archaeon BRNA1 window:
- a CDS encoding FKBP-type peptidyl-prolyl cis-trans isomerases 2, giving the protein MADAKKVIRLNYKAYLADSEKMYDTTDEAAAKDAGIYNEKVSYKPMAYIVGSNKLFPALDKAIADAKVGEEFTVEIPCEEGAGVRNPKLLETHSINEFYKAEIMPQPGMTVTLGNKTGTIMTVGAGRVKVDFNNPLAGHDLKYVMTVTEEITDDAKKAEAIVEADFGPADEFKFDFPGEKVTVTLPEITKFHQEWPVARFRVVSDLREAFGVDTVEFVEIWSAAKKADDKKE; this is encoded by the coding sequence ATGGCAGACGCAAAGAAAGTTATCCGCCTTAACTACAAGGCATACCTGGCCGACAGCGAGAAGATGTACGACACGACCGATGAGGCCGCAGCCAAGGATGCCGGAATCTACAACGAGAAGGTCTCCTACAAGCCCATGGCCTACATCGTCGGATCCAACAAGCTGTTCCCCGCCCTCGACAAGGCCATCGCCGACGCGAAGGTCGGAGAGGAGTTCACCGTCGAGATCCCCTGCGAGGAGGGTGCCGGAGTCAGGAACCCCAAGCTCCTCGAGACCCACTCCATCAACGAGTTCTACAAGGCGGAGATCATGCCCCAGCCCGGCATGACCGTCACCCTCGGAAACAAGACCGGAACCATCATGACCGTCGGAGCAGGACGTGTCAAGGTCGACTTCAACAACCCCCTCGCCGGCCACGACCTCAAGTACGTCATGACCGTCACCGAGGAGATCACCGACGACGCCAAGAAGGCCGAGGCCATCGTCGAGGCCGACTTCGGACCCGCCGACGAGTTCAAGTTCGACTTCCCCGGAGAGAAGGTCACCGTCACCCTCCCCGAGATCACCAAGTTCCACCAAGAGTGGCCCGTCGCAAGGTTCAGGGTCGTCTCCGACCTCCGCGAGGCCTTCGGTGTCGACACCGTCGAGTTCGTGGAGATCTGGTCCGCTGCCAAGAAGGCAGACGACAAGAAAGAGTGA
- a CDS encoding Arabinose efflux permease: MATVQVTYANIDPKVRKMIMIGLIFAMLIACLDGTIVGVCGPKIAADLEGNSLYAWMITAYLLCETVMIPLSGKLSDLYGRKPLFLIGLTIFVFGSFAAGASTSMTMFIVCRAVQGVGGGILIPVATAAVADLYSPVERPKMQGALGAVFGIGSGIGPLIGGLLTESDMLGWRWAFYINIPLAIVAYVLTLKKFPAPEIDSKPIIDVKGMTVLSVMLLDLVLFFEFAGDEIAWISIESGAMIGLFIALMVVFVKIEQGALEPVLAPHLLQNRPIVIACIMMLIFGIAMMGSMTYASLFAITILIEDHSTITAGLYSLFMVAGMVITVNLSGKFLEKTGYRFWIIIGTVITAASMLLMSKMTMDTSLNYYAVCLFLLGAGLGCMMATIMVGVQNSSSEKEMGMSTSAVNLLRSIGATVGTAIFAMVISNKIGSELDKNLPADISAMLSHDTGILDDLQNQDLINRVTMKLMEDGVPLIDIPAALQELFNGVLLSFANSIDFGFVAGAVITLVIIVPAFFFKPKFYMEIPVSLTMEDGTVVQSDSYSGPNYASLENKVAEDSEETAEDDNSGQN, translated from the coding sequence ATGGCAACAGTGCAGGTAACATATGCGAACATAGACCCCAAGGTCAGGAAGATGATCATGATCGGTCTGATCTTCGCGATGCTCATCGCATGTCTCGACGGTACCATCGTCGGGGTCTGCGGTCCGAAGATCGCGGCCGACCTGGAGGGGAACAGTCTCTACGCCTGGATGATCACCGCATACCTGCTCTGCGAGACTGTGATGATCCCCCTGTCGGGGAAGCTCTCCGACCTCTACGGAAGGAAGCCCCTTTTCCTCATCGGACTCACCATCTTCGTGTTCGGTTCGTTCGCGGCGGGAGCGTCCACCTCGATGACCATGTTCATCGTCTGCCGCGCCGTCCAGGGAGTGGGAGGAGGTATCCTCATCCCCGTTGCCACCGCAGCCGTCGCGGACCTGTACTCCCCGGTCGAGAGGCCCAAGATGCAGGGTGCCCTCGGGGCCGTCTTCGGTATCGGTTCCGGTATCGGTCCCCTGATCGGCGGACTCCTCACCGAGAGCGACATGCTCGGATGGAGATGGGCGTTCTACATCAACATCCCCCTCGCCATCGTCGCCTACGTGCTCACCCTCAAGAAGTTCCCCGCACCCGAGATCGACTCCAAGCCGATCATCGACGTCAAGGGAATGACCGTCCTGTCCGTCATGCTGCTGGACCTCGTCCTCTTCTTCGAGTTCGCGGGAGACGAGATCGCCTGGATCTCGATCGAATCCGGGGCCATGATCGGACTGTTCATCGCACTCATGGTCGTCTTCGTGAAGATCGAGCAGGGCGCGCTCGAGCCGGTCCTCGCACCCCACCTCCTGCAGAACAGGCCGATCGTCATCGCCTGCATCATGATGCTGATCTTCGGTATCGCCATGATGGGATCGATGACCTACGCATCCCTGTTCGCCATCACCATCCTCATCGAGGACCACAGCACCATCACCGCGGGACTTTACTCCCTGTTCATGGTCGCCGGAATGGTCATCACCGTCAACCTCAGCGGCAAGTTCCTGGAGAAGACGGGATACAGGTTCTGGATCATCATCGGTACGGTGATCACCGCCGCATCCATGCTTCTGATGTCCAAGATGACCATGGACACCTCCCTGAACTACTATGCCGTCTGCCTGTTCCTCCTCGGAGCGGGACTGGGATGCATGATGGCCACCATCATGGTCGGTGTGCAGAACAGCTCCAGCGAGAAGGAGATGGGAATGAGCACCTCCGCGGTCAACCTGCTGAGGTCCATCGGAGCCACCGTCGGTACCGCCATCTTCGCGATGGTCATCTCCAACAAGATCGGATCGGAGCTCGACAAGAACCTGCCGGCGGACATCAGCGCGATGCTCTCCCACGACACCGGTATCCTGGACGACCTCCAGAACCAGGACCTCATCAACAGGGTCACCATGAAACTCATGGAGGACGGGGTTCCCCTCATAGACATCCCCGCGGCGCTGCAGGAGCTGTTCAACGGTGTCCTGCTGTCCTTCGCTAACAGCATCGACTTCGGATTCGTCGCGGGAGCCGTCATCACCCTGGTCATCATCGTCCCGGCGTTCTTCTTCAAGCCGAAGTTCTACATGGAGATCCCCGTCTCCCTTACCATGGAGGACGGGACCGTCGTCCAGTCCGACTCCTACAGCGGACCCAACTACGCGAGCCTCGAGAACAAGGTCGCGGAGGACTCCGAGGAGACCGCAGAGGACGACAACTCCGGACAAAACTGA
- a CDS encoding Transcriptional regulator, which translates to MGKRGPKQQFTDIACPNRDCEKYGQTGQGNIVGNGTYKASGEVVRKFLCRCCGHTFNSRTGTVYEGIRTNVDKMDEAMECLQSGMSVSETASKLGLSSATVRRWYSNMASVSRLQPMMDSTENVKKIDNLWGSAITWIDHPSIPKELILLPERLTKFLRLCTAICVSELDIKRHHIAFVLKLGAQPRMTLREFANVLPFDRSRISFVLKEMIDQGFVTQENDQKPAKYSLTPQGMEQYERLRELSRNVFRMVFAAFSEEESMQIRKGIGRLNNRLDEISDQISSRLGQDFE; encoded by the coding sequence ATGGGAAAAAGGGGCCCCAAGCAGCAGTTCACCGATATCGCCTGTCCTAACCGCGACTGCGAGAAGTACGGTCAGACCGGCCAGGGGAACATCGTGGGCAACGGGACCTACAAGGCAAGCGGGGAGGTCGTCCGCAAATTCCTCTGCAGATGCTGCGGGCACACCTTCAACAGCCGTACGGGCACCGTCTACGAGGGCATACGCACCAACGTGGACAAGATGGACGAGGCCATGGAGTGCCTCCAGTCCGGCATGTCGGTCTCGGAGACCGCTTCGAAACTCGGCCTCAGCTCCGCCACCGTCAGGAGATGGTATTCCAACATGGCCTCCGTCTCCCGCCTTCAGCCCATGATGGACAGTACCGAGAACGTCAAGAAAATCGATAATCTCTGGGGCAGCGCCATCACGTGGATCGACCACCCCTCGATCCCCAAGGAGCTCATCCTCCTCCCGGAGAGGCTCACGAAGTTCCTCCGCCTCTGCACCGCCATATGCGTATCGGAACTGGACATCAAGCGCCACCACATCGCCTTCGTCCTGAAACTCGGCGCCCAGCCCCGCATGACCCTGAGGGAGTTCGCGAACGTGCTGCCGTTCGACAGATCCAGGATCTCCTTCGTCCTGAAGGAGATGATCGACCAGGGATTCGTCACCCAGGAGAACGACCAGAAACCCGCGAAGTACTCCCTGACACCGCAGGGGATGGAGCAGTACGAGAGGCTGAGGGAGCTTTCGAGAAACGTTTTCCGCATGGTATTCGCCGCTTTCTCCGAGGAGGAGAGCATGCAGATCCGGAAAGGCATCGGACGCCTTAACAACAGACTGGACGAGATATCGGACCAGATCTCATCCCGGCTCGGCCAGGATTTCGAGTGA